A genome region from Megalobrama amblycephala isolate DHTTF-2021 linkage group LG18, ASM1881202v1, whole genome shotgun sequence includes the following:
- the abhd11 gene encoding protein ABHD11 isoform X1: MSNFAMSALCRIFTRGLLCGPSSCLSATGPRDFCSGVSRLEGAGSESVRAASSVNLTYDVFDGKVDSTPLVFLHGLFGSKSNFHSIAKSLVQRTGRKVLTVDARNHGKSPHSPVLTYEAMTSDLTHLLGQLHIGKCVLIGHSMGGKVAMTTALSQPNLVEGLVVVDISPSQTSARTNFHAYIQAMKEVKIASNIPRSTARRLAEDQLRKIVKERSVRQFLLTNLEEQNGDYGWRINLEAISNHLEDIMGFPDFNTTYEGPTLFLGGSSSAYISSEDYPEIQRLFPSADIQYIPDASHWIHADKPLDFISSIITFLQS; this comes from the exons ATGTCAAATTTCGCCATGAGTGCCCTGTGTCGTATTTTCACCCGGGGGTTGCTTTGCGGCCCGTCGTCATGTTTATCTGCAACGGGACCTCGGGATTTTTGCAGTGGAGTGTCGCGACTGGAAGGTGCTGGCAGTGAAAGCGTGCGAGCCGCCAG TTCTGTAAACTTGACCTACGATGTGTTTGATGGAAAGGTAGACAGCACGCCATTGGTGTTTCTTCATGGCTTATTCGGGAGCAAGTCAAACTTTCACTCCATAGCCAAGTCCCTGGTGCAGCGGACAGGGAGGAAG GTGCTGACAGTAGATGCTCGTAACCATGGCAAAAGCCCACACAGTCCTGTCTTGACCTACGAAGCAATGACTTCTGATCTGACACATCTGCTCGGACAGCTGCACATTGGGAAGTGCGTCCTGATTGGACACAGCATGGGGGGCAAGGTTGCAATGACGACAGCTCTATCACAG CCTAATTTAGTGGAAGGGTTGGTTGTTGTGGATATTAGTCCCTCTCAGACTTCAGCACGCACCAATTTCCATGCCTACATTCAGGCAATGAAAGAGGTGAAGATAGCCAGTAATATCCCACGTTCCACTGCACGAAGACTGGCTGAAGACCAGCTCAGGAAGATAGTTAAG GAGCGTTCAGTGCGTCAGTTCCTTCTCACTAACCTGGAAGAGCAAAATGGTGACTATGGCTGGAGGATTAATCTGGAAGCTATCTCAAACCACCTAGAAGACATCATGGGTTTTCCTGATTTTAATACCACCTATGAGGGTCCAACTCTTTTCTTGGGTGGCAGTAGTTCAGCCTACATAAG CTCGGAGGATTACCCTGAAATCCAGCGACTTTTTCCTAGTGCTGATATCCAGTACATCCCAGATGCCAGTCACTGGATTCATGCTGACAAGCCTTTGGATTTCATCAGCTCCATAATCACTTTCTTACAATCATAG
- the abhd11 gene encoding protein ABHD11 isoform X2, with product MYFCSFEKFLKETNYNISVSSVNLTYDVFDGKVDSTPLVFLHGLFGSKSNFHSIAKSLVQRTGRKVLTVDARNHGKSPHSPVLTYEAMTSDLTHLLGQLHIGKCVLIGHSMGGKVAMTTALSQPNLVEGLVVVDISPSQTSARTNFHAYIQAMKEVKIASNIPRSTARRLAEDQLRKIVKERSVRQFLLTNLEEQNGDYGWRINLEAISNHLEDIMGFPDFNTTYEGPTLFLGGSSSAYISSEDYPEIQRLFPSADIQYIPDASHWIHADKPLDFISSIITFLQS from the exons ATGTACTTCTGTTCCTTTGAGAAATTCCTGAAGGAAACTAACTACAATATTAGTGTAAG TTCTGTAAACTTGACCTACGATGTGTTTGATGGAAAGGTAGACAGCACGCCATTGGTGTTTCTTCATGGCTTATTCGGGAGCAAGTCAAACTTTCACTCCATAGCCAAGTCCCTGGTGCAGCGGACAGGGAGGAAG GTGCTGACAGTAGATGCTCGTAACCATGGCAAAAGCCCACACAGTCCTGTCTTGACCTACGAAGCAATGACTTCTGATCTGACACATCTGCTCGGACAGCTGCACATTGGGAAGTGCGTCCTGATTGGACACAGCATGGGGGGCAAGGTTGCAATGACGACAGCTCTATCACAG CCTAATTTAGTGGAAGGGTTGGTTGTTGTGGATATTAGTCCCTCTCAGACTTCAGCACGCACCAATTTCCATGCCTACATTCAGGCAATGAAAGAGGTGAAGATAGCCAGTAATATCCCACGTTCCACTGCACGAAGACTGGCTGAAGACCAGCTCAGGAAGATAGTTAAG GAGCGTTCAGTGCGTCAGTTCCTTCTCACTAACCTGGAAGAGCAAAATGGTGACTATGGCTGGAGGATTAATCTGGAAGCTATCTCAAACCACCTAGAAGACATCATGGGTTTTCCTGATTTTAATACCACCTATGAGGGTCCAACTCTTTTCTTGGGTGGCAGTAGTTCAGCCTACATAAG CTCGGAGGATTACCCTGAAATCCAGCGACTTTTTCCTAGTGCTGATATCCAGTACATCCCAGATGCCAGTCACTGGATTCATGCTGACAAGCCTTTGGATTTCATCAGCTCCATAATCACTTTCTTACAATCATAG
- the cldn3c gene encoding claudin 3c has translation MSMGMEIGGIALGIIGWIISIVACALPMWRVSAYIGANIVTSQNIWEGLWMNCVVQSTGQMQCKIYDSMLALSQDMQASRAMSVIAIILAILGVMISIMGAKCTNCIEDEAAKAKVMIVSGIMFIIAGILELIPAAWVANQTIRDFYNPLLTDAQRRELGASIYIGFAAAVMLMIGGALLCCTCPPKEKKYNPPRMGYSAPRSASAGYDKKDYV, from the coding sequence ATGTCGATGGGAATGGAGATTGGGGGCATTGCCCTGGGCATTATCGGCTGGATCATTAGCATCGTCGCTTGCGCCCTCCCTATGTGGCGCGTCTCGGCCTACATTGGCGCAAACATTGTCACATCACAAAACATCTGGGAAGGTTTGTGGATGAATTGTGTTGTACAGAGCACCGGACAGATGCAGTGCAAGATTTACGACTCCATGCTAGCACTGTCACAGGACATGCAGGCTTCCAGAGCCATGTCGGTCATCGCAATCATCTTGGCCATTCTGGGCGTGATGATCTCCATCATGGGTGCCAAATGCACCAATTGTATCGAGGATGAAGCAGCCAAGGCTAAAGTCATGATCGTCTCAGGCATCATGTTCATTATTGCCGGCATCCTGGAGCTCATTCCGGCAGCCTGGGTTGCAAACCAAACCATTCGGGACTTCTACAACCCATTACTAACCGATGCTCAGAGAAGAGAGCTCGGGGCATCAATCTACATAGggtttgctgctgctgttatgtTAATGATTGGAGGAGCATTGCTGTGCTGCACCTGTCCTCCAAAGGAGAAGAAGTACAATCCACCTAGAATGGGCTACTCCGCTCCACGCTCTGCCAGTGCTGGATATGACAAGAAGGACTATGTTTAA